The genomic stretch AActctttgggtgtatagttTTATAGAATATGGGTGTAAAAGCACTGTTTCTTTTGGTTGTATTTTTGTTAATTCACAATTTACATATAGACACATATATAGATACATATAGAACAAAAGTTGTAAAAATTCGCAGATTATGGGTGTATATTTCATTTGatgtttttcttcatattttagtacatgtaattcatacattttgaatacagcacagacagttgggtgtatattttatGCAATCTTGGGTGTATTATTAGACTTGCGTTGGGTGTAACAGTTTATAATTTGCGTTTATATATGCCTTGATTTTTTGCTTCATATTTTACCACATGTAATACAGTTTTTGAATACATCACAAACAGTTTACCAGCACAGATAGTTTAACTATGGGAAAAAATATACATGGAATAGAAGTTGTTGATAAATGGCAAATATTTACATCATTTGTTCAATTTACATACTACCCAGCAGTTGGATTACCCAGTTTCTATATCAGCAGAATTAATCTGACAAAACGGACTCAATAATACAGAGGATGGCTTCGACAGCCTTATAGCACTACTCTCTCTAATTGCCCGATCTCTCTGTTTATTCATCTCACTGAATAGTATCCGGGAAGCATACTCCACTCTATAGTGGTCCACCTCCTCCTACAATTAAAAAGTATATTCTGTTTAAACAACAATATTAATTCAGTAAAGTAATACAGAGTTATATAGTTCTAAAGACAGTTACCTGTGGCCAATTATCCCATtcatacttcccctttttgatgttttCCGGCTCAATTAACTCAAGCCACTTCATAACGTAGATAGCGCAGTCATAGCTGAAaacgaagaaaataaattacaaatctcaTTTAGGAAAGTTTAATGTTCAGAGTCACAAATTTATACCTTGTTTTTTGGCCTGATATTTTAACATATGATGCTTTAATTTTCTTCTCGTTCTCCCCTTTCTGCAGAGGTTCTCCGCCGGCATATGTTATCGATCTTGAAAATACATATCCCTTAAATACCAAAACAAATCAGAAAATACACCCGAATGAATGGACAAGATACACCCAACGGAAtggacaatatacacccaacacaaCTAACGAAATAGACCTATCTATTAAAGTAAAGAAGACAGAGGCAACTTACAGTGAATTTATTAATGTCCTTTCTCTCATCGCTTGGAGCTTTTTTGTGTAGTGGGTCAAGTATTTGACATTTCCGCTTTGTTGTATTTATCAGCCATAACCACCAATGCCCCGAGTGGCAAACAGGAGCAAAAATCTGAAGGATTGCCACATTTCAACagtatgttattttatttggcatATAAGAAAATAAGCGTACTAACGAATTTAGCAAACGAAAACTTACATATGGATGCgaagttaatttttttctatttatgaaGGGAATGAAACTCGGGTAGACTTCCACCCTGAATTCTTTTTTCGTTTTCGGTGATATGAATTCCCCCTTTGGGTGATCCGAAAGTGCCATGCTCTGCAAGAATTGCGAAACAAGAAATGAAATACTGAAAATACACAACTTACACCCAATCGAACCTAAAAAATATACCCAAATCaatacagaaaatacacccaaagttcgtagaagtaacacttaccacaatatcgggggggagacagtatatttgttcctgaaacctcttttcatttttctggtTTAGGATGAGGCAGATGGCAGATACAATCTAGAAATATATGCCGAAATCAATTTTACATTAATAAACATTACAGTTGACTTTGGTgtaaaaacattaatgttagTCTAATATTACCTGAGATTCTACTATCACTTTTTGCCTGGAGGGATGCAAGGTGCATTCTCATCAAAATGTATTCTCCTTGGCCAATCAGAGTGCACATCTCCTCATACTCGTTAGTATTGCCATCTGCGTCTTCCTTCAGTCTCGTCCCCCAGATGTAGCACTTTTGTTTCATATCATCTGGAATTTGATTTATTCCCCCAGGAGTTTCAAACTTTGCAGAACTTTCTCCCCCAGTCTCCCTCTGAATTTGTGGACTTTCGTCTTTTTCCTTCGCCGCATTGCTTGCTAATTTTTGGACCAAATTGTCTAATTGTTCTAGCAAATTTGCAGTTTCTGGAGATTTTTCCCTTTCTGTCTCATGCGTTGACGCCCCCTCCTGGCTTGAATCAGTCAATCCAAGGCTGAATGATGGCATCCCTGGATCTGTTTTAGGAACATAGGTTGCTGTCCGTGCCATCATCAACAGGGCAGCAGCGTCTTCTGCGGCTGGATGACTGCGTCATGATGTATAAGAATAAGAGTAAGAATAAATATACGGATGATAAGCAAAGATTGATTTTAGTctgatgaacttacattttaGTTGGAGCTGGGGGAAGCGTGGGTGTGGTTTCTTGAAGTTGTTTGGGGGGTTCAGGAGTGCTGCACAGTTACACAAAATTAATCATGGcgtaaaaaaaattgatcaggaacaatatacacccaaactgttAGCAAATATACACCTAAACTCTAaacaaatatacacccaatacTATTTCTTACGTTTCTGTAGTCCCTTCAATCCGTAGCATAAGGGTTGGTTCAAAATCTGTCTCAGTGGTTGTTTGGGATGCCGGCACAAAAACCTGGATCGggactctaaacaagaagaaaaatgaaaggttaacaacatatttgaaaataataaggttataaggttgaaataTTCTTGGGAAAACTCACACTGCAAGCGCTTCCGACGGTGTTTGTTCCCTCACAACCATCATATTCGAATTAGTCGGACTCaacctaaaatacacccaaagaaggtcaaaaaatacacccgaacaattcaaaaagaagacaggctttgttttttgagaacttacatacttgcagtttttgcttttttttgctgccttttttttcttgaataaaataataaagggcttttttttctaaaaaaaatatatacagaattagaagtagaaggtaatagaagaacaaaagtaacggttatttgaaagagaaattacatgctCTGTGACGGCTGGTTTACACTACTCTGTTCTGTGCGTCCTTGAGAGGAAGGATCATCACTTCCCAAGTTCACAGCCGGTAGTCTAAACAGATTTCATGTTATTCAGACAAAATAAGATACAGatataaaatacacccaaatgaatgcaCAAGATACAACCAACCGAATGGACAATATACACCCGACAAAACAAACGAAATATCCCAACTTAGTAAACAACATACACCCAACTTGAtccacaaaatacacccaaatggttccacaaaatacatccaaatcatgataacaagattttattaaataataaagcttCTTACGTTTCAGAGGACACATAGCGACCTTCTGTCGATCGTAGGTTAGGTTGGTTCTCCCTGcgaacaaaacaaaacaattatTAGCAAACAAAACACACCAAAATCTCAAATACACAGCCCAGCAAGACATACCCCTCTGCAGCAGATTTATCAACGTTTTTCCTTAGCCATTCATCGAGTTCGTCACTTGATATTTCATATCTCTCACTACATTCATAAAATAAGatgtta from Arachis stenosperma cultivar V10309 chromosome 9, arast.V10309.gnm1.PFL2, whole genome shotgun sequence encodes the following:
- the LOC130949172 gene encoding uncharacterized protein LOC130949172, whose product is MRERTLINSLSITYAGGEPLQKGENEKKIKASYVKISGQKTSYDCAIYVMKWLELIEPENIKKGKYEWDNWPQEEVDHYRVEYASRILFSEMNKQRDRAIRESSAIRLSKPSSVLLSPFCQINSADIETG